In the Candidatus Baltobacteraceae bacterium genome, one interval contains:
- a CDS encoding FAD-binding oxidoreductase, which yields MPRAKARANVYEIDGRRPTRVVEPTNEQEVADILRAADAAGDAVVPIGGGTLLGVGNPPRHYEIALSTLRLDSVHVYDHRDLTIGAGAGMTLGHLASLLAKHRQFVPLDAPRAAAATLGGTLAAGWLGPRRATYGRPRDLLIGTTTALADGTLAHAGGMVVKNVSGYDMSRLYVSSLGTLGVITRANLKILPMPAAFRLTVARLPEGTRARAAANVQGLDVEPTAALLIDGFREILPFELGAEGAILLAFEGSAAAIERATRSVRSALGSAGVPETRIIDTGAHQTFARTIDAYVASVAERSVTLRALGLPDGVLKREAAAREGIAPTAALLDTIVDLRCGDLIARVFVDGKLDQLAVRGTLSDAVAALRARLPDATVLARGLALEGDIDAWGTLPPAIDVMRDLKARFDPRATLAPGRFLGGI from the coding sequence GTGCCGCGAGCTAAAGCACGCGCAAACGTCTACGAGATCGACGGACGTCGGCCCACTCGAGTCGTTGAGCCCACGAACGAACAGGAAGTAGCAGATATCCTTCGCGCGGCGGATGCAGCCGGCGATGCGGTCGTTCCGATCGGCGGCGGAACGTTGCTCGGCGTCGGTAATCCACCACGTCACTATGAGATCGCGCTCTCGACGCTACGTCTCGATAGCGTGCATGTCTACGATCATCGCGATCTGACGATCGGCGCCGGCGCCGGCATGACGCTCGGACACTTGGCATCGTTGCTGGCAAAGCACCGTCAGTTCGTGCCGCTCGACGCTCCGCGCGCGGCTGCCGCGACGCTCGGCGGGACGTTGGCCGCCGGTTGGCTCGGACCGCGGCGCGCAACCTACGGTCGTCCGCGCGATCTCTTGATCGGAACCACGACCGCACTCGCCGACGGAACGCTCGCGCACGCAGGCGGCATGGTCGTCAAGAACGTCAGCGGTTACGACATGTCGCGTTTGTACGTATCTTCGCTCGGAACGCTCGGCGTCATCACGCGCGCAAATCTCAAGATTCTTCCGATGCCGGCTGCATTTCGCTTGACGGTCGCCCGGCTTCCCGAAGGCACGCGCGCACGCGCGGCAGCGAACGTACAAGGCCTCGACGTCGAGCCTACGGCTGCGCTTTTGATTGATGGATTTCGCGAAATATTGCCTTTCGAGCTCGGCGCGGAAGGCGCGATTCTGCTGGCCTTCGAGGGTTCTGCCGCGGCGATCGAGCGCGCAACGCGGAGCGTTCGTTCGGCGCTGGGCTCGGCGGGCGTCCCCGAGACGCGCATCATTGACACCGGCGCGCACCAAACGTTCGCGCGCACGATTGATGCGTACGTCGCAAGCGTTGCGGAACGTTCGGTAACGCTGCGCGCGCTCGGTCTGCCGGACGGCGTACTCAAACGCGAGGCTGCGGCACGCGAAGGGATCGCGCCGACAGCTGCACTGCTCGACACGATCGTCGATCTGCGCTGCGGCGACCTCATCGCGCGCGTCTTCGTCGATGGAAAGCTCGATCAACTGGCGGTGCGTGGAACGCTCTCCGATGCGGTCGCCGCGTTACGCGCACGGCTTCCCGATGCGACGGTGCTTGCGCGCGGATTGGCGCTTGAGGGCGACATCGATGCGTGGGGGACGCTGCCTCCCGCAATCGACGTGATGCGCGATCTTAAGGCGCGGTTCGACCCGCGTGCAACGCTGGCGCCGGGCCGCTTTCTCGGCGGAATTTAA